A DNA window from Setaria viridis chromosome 2, Setaria_viridis_v4.0, whole genome shotgun sequence contains the following coding sequences:
- the LOC117843312 gene encoding probable N-acetyltransferase HLS1: MAAVAPEDDAGSAAVAVREFDEDRDTAAVERLERACEVGPSGGKLCLFTDLLGDPLCRVRHSPAYLMLVAEAAGGGAAAEVVGVVRGCVKTVACGRGNLFSKVAYLLGLRVSPGHRRRGIGRRLVERMEEWFRQAGAEYAYVATDRDNEPSVRLFTGRCGYAKFRAPSVLVHPVFRHDLAPSPPRSRRRVAVLELPPRDAELLYRARFAGVEFFPRDIDAVLSNPLSLGTFLAVPGGTAWRGVEAFLATPPESWAVASVWNCKDAFRLEVRGAPRLWRAAARATRAADRALSPWLLRVPSVPNLFEPFGMHFLYGLGGAGADAPRMGRALCRHAHNVARAAGARVVATEVGARDPLRAGVPHWPRLGAEDLWCIKRLADGYGDGALGDWTKAPPGDSIFVDPREF, encoded by the exons atggcggcggtggcgccggaggaCGACGCCGGCTCGGCCGCCGTGGCGGTGCGGGAGTTCGACGAAGACCGCGAcaccgccgccgtggagcgGCTGGAGCGCGCATGCGAGGTTGGGCCCAGCGGCGGCAAGCTCTGCCTCTTCACCGACCTCCTCGGTGACCCGCTCTGCCGCGTCCGCCACTCGCCGGCGTACCTCATGCTC GTCGCGGaggctgcgggcggcggcgcggcggcggaggtcgtCGGAGTCGTGCGCGGCTGCGTCAAGACCGTGGCGTGCGGCCGCGGCAACCTCTTCTCCAAGGTGGCCTACCTCCTCGGCCTCCGCGTGTCccccggccaccggcgccgtggcatcggccgccgcctcgtcgagcGGATGGAGGAGTGGTTCCGGCAGGCGGGCGCCGAGTACGCCTACGTCGCCACCGACCGCGACAACGAGCCCTCGGTGCGCCTCTTCACCGGCCGCTGCGGCTACGCCAAGTTCCGCGCCCCCTCCGTGCTGGTGCACCCTGTGTTCCGCCACGAcctcgcgccgtcgccgccgcgttccCGCCGCCGGGTCGCCGTCCTCGAGCTCCCGCCGCGCGACGCTGAGCTCCTCTACCGCGCGCGCTTCGCCGGCGTCGAGTTCTTCCCGCGCGACATCGACGCCGTCCTCTCCAACCCCCTCTCGCTCGGCACCTTCCTCGCAGTCCCCGGCGGTACGGCGTGGCGCGGCGTGGAGGCGTTCCTGGCCACGCCGCCGGAGTCGTGGGCGGTGGCGAGCGTGTGGAACTGCAAGGACGCGTTCCGCCTCGAGGTGCGCGGCGCACCGAGGCTgtggcgcgccgcggcgcgcgccacgcgcgccgccgaccgcgcgctCTCGCCGTGGCTGCTCCGCGTCCCGTCGGTGCCCAACCTCTTCGAGCCGTTCGGGATGCACTTCCTCTacggcctcggcggcgccggcgccgacgcgccGCGGATGGGGCGCGCGCTGTGCCGGCACGCGCACAAcgtggcgcgcgccgccggggcgCGCGTCGTCGCCACCGAGGTCGGCGCGCGAGACCCGCTCCGCGCCGGCGTGCCGCACTGGCCGAGGCTCGGCGCCG